A portion of the uncultured Bacteroides sp. genome contains these proteins:
- a CDS encoding VOC family protein: MEESKDDIIMRYVSTLLAVKDVNRSKRFYQELFDQEVTMDFGRNVTFSGGFCIQQDFDWLADFPKDSIKERSHNMELYFEVDDFDAFIDKLSSFENINYLHQPKMHEWKQRVVRIYDPDYHIIEIGESMTVIAARYLKQGYSVEETAKIIQHPIEFVKSVAKGSMS, from the coding sequence ATGGAAGAATCAAAAGATGATATAATCATGCGATACGTAAGTACTCTTTTAGCAGTAAAAGATGTAAATCGTTCCAAGCGGTTCTATCAAGAACTGTTTGACCAAGAGGTAACAATGGACTTTGGTCGAAATGTTACGTTCAGTGGAGGATTCTGTATTCAGCAGGATTTTGATTGGTTGGCGGACTTCCCAAAGGATTCCATCAAGGAACGTTCTCACAATATGGAGTTATATTTTGAAGTGGATGATTTTGATGCTTTCATTGATAAACTTAGCTCGTTTGAAAACATCAACTATCTTCACCAGCCCAAAATGCATGAGTGGAAACAGCGCGTAGTTCGTATTTATGATCCGGACTATCACATTATAGAGATTGGCGAGTCGATGACTGTAATTGCTGCACGTTATCTGAAACAAGGTTATTCAGTAGAGGAAACGGCAAAGATTATTCAGCACCCAATTGAGTTTGTAAAATCGGTAGCAAAAGGGTCAATGTCCTAA
- a CDS encoding GH32 C-terminal domain-containing protein, which translates to MLTLIATSAVLRAYADDGKLVIKHLGDKQSIIHLNASGHYLLLPIEEKSGEAKFYVISNNDVVKTINIHLATDKVDYYMPLDLSLYDSKSLLFNVQQVPDSAICWETLQLSNTFDTSNSEQYRPLYHFSPLYGWMNDPNGMVYKDGTYHLFYQYNPYGSMWGNMHWGHAVSKDLVSWENLPVALAPDALGAIFSGSCVVDKDNTAGFGAGAIVAFYTSAGERQTQSMAYSLDDGLTFKKYDRNPILTSTIRDFRDPKVIWHQASNKWIMVLAAGQEIQFYSSTNLKDWTYESNFGEGQGAHTGVWECPDLVEVPVKGTKITKWLLICNLNPGGIFGGSATQYFVGSFDGKKFINESPSKIKWMDWGKDHYATVTWSNAPQGRNIALAWMNNWDYANNLPTSQYRGAVSIPRELSLYTYEGETYLCSVPVEEMLQLRESSSKKKGFKVNASQQVKQQLHLNNWGAYELELNFKNVDSDMMGFSLQNSKGEEVTMSFNIYDNRFVMDRRNSGKTDFHKTFATSTWAPIHNKGKEYSLRIFVDKSSIEIFDGNGEFVMTNLVFPSEPYNSINFYAKGGSYSVTSFTIYKLELKN; encoded by the coding sequence ATGCTAACTCTCATCGCTACTTCTGCTGTGCTACGAGCATATGCTGATGATGGCAAACTGGTTATTAAGCATTTGGGTGATAAACAAAGCATCATACATCTTAATGCGTCCGGACACTATCTACTGTTACCGATTGAGGAAAAATCGGGAGAGGCCAAATTCTATGTAATATCGAATAATGATGTTGTTAAAACAATCAATATTCATCTGGCAACCGATAAGGTGGACTATTATATGCCGCTTGATCTGTCTCTTTATGACTCAAAGAGCTTATTGTTTAATGTTCAGCAGGTACCTGATTCTGCCATTTGTTGGGAAACGCTTCAATTATCCAACACATTCGATACCTCAAATAGTGAGCAATACAGGCCGCTCTATCATTTCAGCCCATTGTATGGGTGGATGAACGATCCAAACGGTATGGTTTATAAAGATGGAACATATCACTTGTTCTATCAATATAATCCTTATGGTTCAATGTGGGGGAATATGCATTGGGGACATGCTGTTAGTAAAGATCTAGTGAGTTGGGAAAACCTCCCTGTAGCTCTTGCACCAGATGCTCTTGGGGCTATCTTCAGTGGTAGCTGCGTTGTTGATAAGGATAACACTGCAGGTTTTGGCGCAGGAGCTATCGTCGCTTTTTATACATCTGCGGGAGAGCGACAAACTCAGAGCATGGCTTATAGTTTGGATGATGGACTTACTTTTAAAAAATACGACCGGAATCCAATATTAACCTCTACGATCAGAGACTTTCGTGATCCGAAGGTAATCTGGCATCAAGCATCCAATAAATGGATTATGGTGTTGGCCGCTGGGCAAGAAATACAATTTTATTCATCCACTAATCTGAAAGACTGGACGTACGAAAGTAATTTTGGAGAAGGTCAAGGAGCTCATACCGGAGTGTGGGAATGCCCTGATTTAGTTGAAGTACCCGTTAAGGGAACGAAAATAACTAAATGGCTACTGATTTGTAATTTGAATCCGGGAGGAATATTTGGCGGATCAGCCACTCAGTATTTTGTAGGCTCTTTTGATGGCAAAAAGTTTATCAATGAATCGCCAAGCAAAATAAAATGGATGGATTGGGGCAAAGATCATTATGCAACCGTGACTTGGAGTAATGCTCCACAAGGGCGGAACATAGCATTAGCGTGGATGAACAACTGGGATTATGCGAACAATCTGCCAACAAGCCAGTATCGAGGAGCTGTCTCTATTCCTAGAGAACTATCCCTTTACACTTATGAAGGTGAGACTTATTTATGTAGCGTACCTGTAGAAGAAATGCTCCAATTGAGGGAAAGCTCCAGCAAGAAAAAAGGGTTTAAAGTGAATGCTTCACAACAGGTAAAGCAACAATTACACTTAAATAATTGGGGAGCTTATGAGCTGGAGCTAAACTTCAAGAACGTCGATTCAGATATGATGGGTTTTAGTCTTCAAAACTCAAAAGGAGAAGAGGTTACCATGAGTTTCAATATATATGATAACCGATTCGTGATGGATAGACGAAATAGTGGCAAGACTGACTTTCATAAAACTTTTGCTACTTCAACTTGGGCGCCGATACATAATAAAGGAAAAGAATACTCATTGCGAATCTTTGTAGACAAAAGTAGTATAGAAATATTCGATGGCAATGGAGAATTTGTGATGACTAATCTGGTTTTCCCGTCGGAGCCTTACAATAGCATCAACTTTTATGCTAAGGGCGGTTCATATAGCGTCACCTCTTTTACGATTTATAAATTAGAACTGAAAAATTAA
- a CDS encoding glycoside hydrolase family 32 protein, producing the protein MKNRILSITYILGMSLSMIACNDDNASVADNKNLSETTTFKSVSEPNIYNLYYKPAVGYVGDPMPFYDEASGKQYILYLQDWRDGASTYHPIHCVSTSDASSYTSYGEAIACGTLDEQDPALGTGSTVLKDGTYYTFYTGHKDNATSSQPKEAILLAKSTDLKTWKKDRSFRLDAPSGYTSDDFRDPEVFYDDEAGLYKMLIATKKGGTAIIAQFSSTDLSNWTVNEPFFHNVWGRFYECPDVFKMGNYWYMIYSDKDITRQVQYFYAPTLAELQQRGDAYFPPNEGKLEGTAFYAGKTAGTANERYLYGWCFTRSGEDNAGTGNWAGNLVAHKLVQNSDGTLGLAIPDAVGQKFKTSQPLTERSKTGEVNGSILDGYTLSAGSSVRFSRLGANNKITMKVQAPNNNEAVFGLSFVDCSDQNIKYNIYIEARWKMLKFDKVITDSETGQESRININNNGFTPSSDASYTITVVNEQSACVVYINGQYAFTNRIYNMQYNPWGIFSSDGSVGITDITLSSY; encoded by the coding sequence ATGAAAAACAGGATTCTTTCCATTACATATATACTTGGAATGTCATTATCAATGATTGCTTGCAATGATGATAATGCTTCAGTAGCTGACAATAAAAATCTGAGTGAGACAACTACCTTTAAAAGTGTTTCTGAGCCTAATATCTACAACTTATACTATAAACCTGCAGTGGGATATGTGGGTGATCCGATGCCTTTCTATGATGAAGCGAGCGGTAAGCAATACATTTTATACTTGCAAGATTGGCGCGATGGGGCTTCCACTTATCATCCTATTCACTGTGTTAGTACCTCCGATGCTTCTTCTTATACCTCTTATGGAGAGGCAATCGCTTGTGGAACACTTGATGAACAAGATCCTGCTCTTGGTACAGGAAGTACGGTTCTCAAAGATGGTACTTATTACACCTTTTACACAGGGCATAAGGATAATGCAACTAGCTCACAGCCAAAAGAGGCTATCTTACTGGCAAAATCGACTGACCTAAAGACATGGAAAAAAGATCGCTCGTTTCGTTTGGATGCTCCAAGTGGATATACGTCCGACGATTTTCGTGATCCTGAGGTCTTTTACGATGATGAGGCTGGATTATACAAAATGTTGATTGCGACAAAAAAAGGTGGAACAGCTATTATTGCTCAATTTAGCTCAACTGATTTGTCTAACTGGACTGTAAATGAACCTTTCTTTCATAATGTATGGGGGCGGTTCTATGAATGTCCCGATGTTTTTAAGATGGGAAATTACTGGTACATGATATATTCTGATAAAGATATAACACGTCAGGTACAATATTTTTATGCGCCTACATTGGCAGAGTTACAACAGAGGGGTGATGCGTATTTTCCTCCCAATGAAGGGAAGTTGGAGGGTACGGCATTCTATGCGGGTAAGACGGCGGGTACAGCGAATGAGCGATATCTGTATGGATGGTGTTTCACACGATCAGGAGAAGATAATGCGGGAACAGGTAATTGGGCAGGTAATCTTGTGGCGCATAAGTTGGTTCAAAATAGTGACGGTACTCTTGGACTTGCCATCCCCGATGCAGTAGGGCAGAAATTTAAAACCAGTCAGCCACTGACAGAACGCAGCAAGACAGGTGAGGTAAACGGTAGCATTTTAGATGGATATACTCTTAGTGCAGGATCTTCTGTTCGTTTTTCGCGGTTGGGAGCAAATAATAAGATTACAATGAAAGTTCAAGCACCGAATAATAACGAAGCAGTATTTGGTCTCTCATTTGTTGATTGCAGCGATCAAAATATAAAATATAATATTTATATTGAGGCGCGATGGAAAATGCTAAAATTTGATAAGGTCATTACTGATTCTGAAACGGGTCAAGAATCAAGGATAAATATTAATAACAATGGATTTACCCCTTCATCAGATGCTAGCTATACGATTACAGTAGTAAATGAACAGTCGGCATGCGTTGTCTATATTAATGGACAATATGCGTTCACAAATCGCATCTATAATATGCAATATAATCCATGGGGTATTTTTTCATCGGATGGTTCTGTTGGTATTACTGATATAACATTAAGCTCATATTAA
- a CDS encoding solute carrier family 23 protein, which yields MSFQPTPLKYKNDDKPGAWPMLMYGMQWFLITIPIVLILSAVVGNFQLDTIAERTFYTQKLFALTGVGLILQVLFGHRMPVVIGPAAVLLIGVISTQASQATEVYTAIICGGAFMWLISFSGWMKYLQKVFTVRIIIVILALISFTLTPTILNLLFADKAHPFFSFSFALCMTLLMLLGNKLLRGIWKSSIVLWGLLIGSLLYMLLIGDSSSTQVGDSTTNIATGSFLIPDLIFDPGIMLSFLFCYIALFINELGSVQSVGTAIGVSGMEKRTRLGLRFTGFMNMLSGATGVIGPVDFSLSPGVIMTTGCASRYTLIPAAAGLILCAFFPSVITFLSAIPKPVMGVILLYLMTTQLSSAFQLVAQDQALPDFNSCMIVAFPIMIALVVAFMPSEVTASIPHILRPLLANGFVMGVITVLLMEHLIFKKKE from the coding sequence ATGAGTTTTCAGCCCACCCCTTTAAAATATAAAAATGACGATAAACCCGGCGCATGGCCTATGCTGATGTATGGAATGCAATGGTTTCTGATAACGATCCCCATTGTATTGATACTTAGTGCAGTCGTAGGAAACTTTCAACTGGATACTATCGCCGAACGCACATTTTACACTCAAAAGCTTTTTGCTCTGACCGGCGTAGGCCTTATCTTGCAAGTACTCTTTGGACATAGAATGCCTGTGGTCATTGGTCCGGCTGCCGTCTTATTGATTGGCGTTATCTCCACTCAGGCCTCTCAGGCAACCGAAGTATACACGGCTATTATCTGTGGAGGAGCTTTCATGTGGCTCATCTCTTTCAGTGGATGGATGAAGTATCTTCAGAAAGTATTTACGGTCAGAATCATTATTGTGATTCTTGCTCTGATATCCTTTACACTTACTCCTACCATTCTGAATCTTTTGTTTGCAGATAAGGCGCATCCATTCTTCTCTTTCTCCTTCGCCTTGTGCATGACTTTACTTATGCTACTCGGAAATAAATTGTTGCGAGGTATTTGGAAGTCGAGTATTGTGTTGTGGGGATTGCTTATTGGCTCTCTTCTCTACATGCTCCTGATAGGAGATAGCTCTTCAACGCAGGTTGGAGACAGTACCACAAACATTGCAACAGGTTCTTTTCTGATACCTGATCTGATTTTCGATCCGGGCATAATGCTTTCGTTCTTGTTCTGCTACATTGCTCTTTTTATTAATGAGCTGGGCTCCGTACAGTCAGTTGGCACCGCTATCGGTGTAAGTGGTATGGAGAAAAGAACACGACTCGGCCTCCGCTTCACGGGTTTTATGAATATGCTTTCGGGGGCAACAGGAGTGATCGGTCCTGTTGACTTTTCACTTAGCCCGGGAGTGATCATGACCACCGGCTGCGCATCTCGCTACACGCTCATTCCGGCAGCAGCGGGACTCATTCTGTGTGCGTTCTTTCCGAGCGTGATCACTTTTTTGTCGGCTATACCCAAACCTGTAATGGGGGTGATTCTGCTATACCTCATGACCACACAGCTTTCATCCGCTTTTCAGTTGGTGGCACAAGACCAGGCATTACCGGATTTCAATAGCTGTATGATTGTTGCTTTCCCTATCATGATTGCATTGGTAGTGGCCTTTATGCCTTCGGAGGTAACAGCTTCCATCCCACACATTCTCCGCCCGCTCTTGGCAAACGGATTTGTGATGGGCGTTATAACTGTATTATTAATGGAGCATCTGATATTTAAGAAGAAAGAATAA
- a CDS encoding MFS transporter, with amino-acid sequence MNNVRNSYIKLIPVMLAFFAMGFVDLVGIATNYVKADFALDDTTANLFPSMVFFWFLICSVPTGMLMNKIGRRKTVLLSLVVTVIALLLPVLDYNFYIMLLSFSLLGIGNALMQVSLNPLLSNIVSGDKLASSLTFGQFVKAIASFSAPIIAAWAAMQFNDWKILFPIFMVVAVVAVVALGITKIKEDDERGETSTFAQCFALLGDKLIFFSFVGIMCHVGIDVGINVTAPKILIERLGMTLADAGYATSIYFLFRTIGCFSGTFILAKLSSRIFFGVSTLIMFVAMGGLFFVESKTAIYVCVALMGFGNSNIFPIIFSQALLHLPQKKNEVSGLMIMGLFGGTIFPLVMGVASDTMKSQAGAVAVMLMGIIYLITFTTRIKKQLIK; translated from the coding sequence ATGAATAATGTTAGAAACTCTTACATCAAATTAATTCCTGTAATGCTGGCTTTCTTTGCCATGGGATTTGTAGATCTCGTTGGCATTGCAACGAACTATGTGAAAGCCGATTTTGCACTGGATGATACTACGGCCAACTTGTTTCCTTCTATGGTTTTCTTCTGGTTCCTCATCTGCTCGGTGCCAACGGGCATGTTGATGAATAAAATCGGTAGAAGAAAGACGGTGCTATTAAGTTTAGTGGTAACAGTGATTGCGCTACTACTCCCTGTGCTGGATTATAATTTTTACATTATGCTTCTTTCTTTTTCTCTTTTAGGAATAGGCAATGCACTGATGCAAGTCTCGCTGAATCCCTTGCTTTCGAATATTGTAAGTGGTGATAAATTGGCCAGTTCGCTAACTTTCGGCCAGTTCGTCAAAGCGATAGCTTCTTTTTCCGCTCCCATCATTGCCGCTTGGGCTGCTATGCAATTTAATGATTGGAAAATATTATTTCCCATCTTTATGGTTGTGGCTGTAGTGGCGGTTGTGGCTTTAGGTATCACTAAGATTAAAGAAGATGATGAGAGAGGAGAAACTTCTACTTTCGCACAATGTTTTGCTTTGTTAGGCGATAAGCTGATTTTTTTCTCTTTTGTTGGCATCATGTGTCATGTTGGGATTGACGTGGGTATCAATGTAACCGCTCCTAAAATATTGATCGAGCGTTTAGGAATGACGCTGGCTGACGCCGGATATGCAACCAGTATCTATTTTCTGTTTCGTACTATTGGTTGTTTCTCGGGTACTTTTATATTAGCAAAACTGTCTTCCCGGATTTTTTTCGGTGTGAGTACATTGATCATGTTTGTTGCTATGGGTGGACTTTTTTTCGTAGAGAGTAAAACCGCGATTTATGTCTGTGTAGCATTAATGGGATTTGGTAATTCTAATATCTTTCCAATCATCTTTTCACAGGCTCTGCTTCATCTGCCGCAAAAGAAAAACGAAGTGTCCGGGCTGATGATTATGGGATTATTTGGCGGCACAATCTTTCCTCTTGTTATGGGAGTTGCCTCTGATACAATGAAATCTCAGGCAGGTGCCGTCGCTGTCATGTTAATGGGTATTATTTACCTCATTACATTTACAACAAGAATAAAAAAACAATTAATTAAATAG
- a CDS encoding GNAT family N-acetyltransferase, with the protein MDITHDKQKGIFEVTVDGVAAHLSYVIVDGALDVRHTVVPEEIGGRGIASALVKSAYDYALENDYAPMATCSYAVVWLKRHPEYKGKTGADYAGEGTCAL; encoded by the coding sequence ATGGATATAACACATGATAAGCAAAAAGGGATTTTTGAAGTAACAGTTGATGGCGTGGCTGCCCACCTGTCTTACGTGATAGTTGACGGAGCATTGGACGTTCGTCATACTGTTGTTCCTGAAGAGATAGGAGGTAGAGGTATTGCTTCTGCTCTAGTGAAATCGGCGTACGATTACGCTCTTGAAAATGACTATGCCCCCATGGCAACTTGTTCCTATGCCGTTGTCTGGCTCAAAAGACATCCTGAATACAAGGGCAAGACAGGTGCTGACTATGCTGGTGAAGGCACATGTGCTCTGTGA
- a CDS encoding carbohydrate kinase yields MNNMIVGLGEVLWDVLPEGKKLGGAPANFAYHVSQFGFDTCTVSAVGDDELGAEILDVFSKKKLNCLLPLVDQPTGTVQVQLDKAGVPCYEIKENVAWDNIPFSAELEKLAENTLAVSFGSLAQRSKVSRETINRFLDAMSTEKDTLKIFDINLRQNFYTKQVLESSFKKCNVLKINDEELVAISRLFGYPGVDLEDKCWILIAKYNLKMLILTCGTNGSYVFTPGLVSFQETPKVKVADTVGAGDSFSAAFCAALLKGVNVAEAHKLAVEVSAYVCTQKGAMPEIPEEYKNRLR; encoded by the coding sequence ATGAATAATATGATTGTAGGTTTAGGAGAAGTTCTTTGGGATGTACTTCCTGAAGGTAAGAAACTAGGTGGGGCACCAGCCAATTTTGCCTATCATGTATCACAGTTCGGCTTTGACACATGCACCGTGAGTGCCGTAGGAGATGATGAGCTTGGTGCCGAAATACTGGATGTTTTTTCTAAGAAAAAGCTAAATTGTCTACTTCCTTTGGTTGATCAGCCAACGGGTACGGTACAGGTGCAACTTGATAAAGCAGGTGTTCCTTGCTATGAAATAAAGGAGAATGTAGCTTGGGATAACATACCTTTTTCTGCTGAGTTGGAGAAACTAGCCGAGAATACGCTTGCGGTTTCTTTTGGCTCATTAGCCCAACGTAGTAAGGTCAGTCGCGAAACGATTAACCGCTTTTTGGATGCAATGTCTACCGAAAAGGATACTCTTAAGATTTTCGATATCAACTTGCGACAGAATTTTTATACGAAGCAAGTATTGGAAAGCTCGTTTAAGAAATGCAATGTACTAAAGATTAATGATGAAGAATTAGTCGCTATCAGTCGTCTGTTTGGATATCCTGGTGTGGACTTGGAAGACAAGTGCTGGATTCTGATAGCGAAATATAATCTTAAGATGTTGATTTTGACTTGCGGAACAAACGGAAGCTATGTCTTCACTCCGGGTTTGGTCTCTTTTCAGGAAACGCCAAAAGTAAAAGTCGCCGATACCGTTGGAGCAGGAGATTCTTTCTCGGCTGCTTTTTGCGCTGCATTGCTCAAAGGAGTCAATGTAGCCGAAGCACACAAACTAGCCGTTGAAGTTTCAGCTTATGTATGCACGCAAAAAGGAGCAATGCCGGAAATACCGGAGGAATACAAGAATAGGTTGAGATAG
- a CDS encoding helix-turn-helix transcriptional regulator — protein MNDDINNNILSLLDKTPTSILTTIATRVKQRRLEMNWTQKFVASKAGMPLPTYRRFESKGEVSLRGLVMIAIALGAEDDFSSLFAMQNYQSIDDLVSKKAESQRKRGGKNE, from the coding sequence ATGAATGACGATATAAATAACAATATATTATCACTATTAGATAAAACTCCGACTTCTATCCTGACAACGATTGCTACACGAGTTAAGCAAAGGCGGTTAGAGATGAATTGGACTCAAAAGTTTGTTGCCTCAAAAGCAGGAATGCCTCTTCCAACTTATCGCAGATTTGAATCTAAAGGTGAAGTGTCGCTTCGTGGATTGGTGATGATTGCCATTGCACTTGGTGCTGAAGATGATTTTTCGTCTCTCTTTGCTATGCAAAACTACCAAAGCATAGATGATTTAGTAAGCAAAAAAGCTGAAAGCCAACGCAAAAGAGGAGGCAAAAATGAATAA
- a CDS encoding phosphoketolase family protein — MKTDEISEKDITTETGMMDEKSNPLSKELLQKINAYWRAANYLSVGQLYLRDNPLLREPLKLSHVKSMLLGHWGTTPGQNFIYTHLNRVIKKYDLDMIYISGPGHGGPAVVGNTYLEGTYSEIYPNITQDEAGLKKLFTQFSFPGGIPSHASPECPGSIHEGGELGYSLSHAFGAVLDNPKLIVACVVGDGEAETGPLATSWHSNKFLDPINDGAVLPILHLNGYKIANPTILARIEPEELDQFLRGCGWIPYYVEGDDPETMHQLMASVMEKTIENIRSIQNNARTNNDTTRPRWPMIVLRSPKGWTGPKEVDGLQIEGTFRAHQIPLLADAQHPTHLKLLEEWMKSYKPEELFDKNGCLLPELAELAPKGERRMGANPHANGGLLLHDLLMPDFRKFAVTVPSPGSVEAADTHELGVFLREVINLNKEQRNFRIFGPDETLSNRLNAVFETTNRQWDARTKENDEFLATDGRVMEMLSEHQCEGWLEGYLLTGRHGLFNCYEAFIHIVDSMFNQHAKWLKVTAGLPWRRKIASLNYLLASHVWQQAHNGFTHQDPGFIDHVVNKKASIVRVYLPPDANCLLSVWDHCLRSRHYVNVVIAGKYKAPQWLTMDEAIEHCTKGIGVWQWASSDKGEEPDVVMACCGDVPTLETLAAVSILREHLPDLKIRVINVVDLMKLQPATEHPHGLSEQDFDALFTKDKPIVFAFHGYPWLIHRLTYRRNNHDNLHVRGYKEEGTITTYFDMTVLNDLDRFHLVQDVIDRLPQLGTEGAKLKTLVQDKLIEHKKYIDKYGLDMPEILNWKWSNPK; from the coding sequence ATGAAAACAGACGAAATATCTGAAAAAGATATCACCACCGAAACAGGAATGATGGATGAAAAAAGTAATCCATTATCAAAGGAACTTTTACAGAAGATAAATGCCTATTGGCGAGCTGCCAATTATCTTTCAGTCGGTCAGCTTTATCTGCGCGACAATCCATTATTGCGCGAACCTCTGAAATTATCGCATGTAAAGTCGATGTTACTTGGCCATTGGGGTACCACGCCCGGGCAGAATTTCATCTATACGCACTTAAACAGAGTCATCAAGAAGTATGACTTGGATATGATTTATATTTCCGGTCCCGGACATGGTGGTCCGGCAGTAGTGGGCAATACTTATCTCGAAGGAACTTATAGCGAAATATACCCAAACATCACACAGGATGAAGCCGGACTGAAAAAATTATTCACTCAGTTCTCTTTTCCCGGAGGCATACCTAGTCATGCTTCGCCAGAGTGTCCGGGTTCGATCCACGAAGGCGGAGAGTTGGGCTATTCACTCAGTCATGCTTTTGGAGCTGTGCTCGATAATCCCAAATTGATTGTCGCCTGCGTCGTCGGTGATGGGGAAGCAGAAACCGGTCCGCTGGCTACATCATGGCATTCCAACAAATTTCTGGATCCGATTAATGATGGTGCTGTATTACCCATCCTGCATCTTAACGGTTATAAAATAGCCAACCCAACCATACTGGCACGCATCGAGCCGGAAGAGTTAGATCAATTTCTGCGCGGATGTGGTTGGATACCTTACTATGTGGAAGGTGATGATCCCGAGACAATGCATCAATTGATGGCTTCTGTGATGGAAAAGACCATCGAAAATATCAGAAGTATACAAAACAATGCAAGAACCAATAATGATACCACCCGACCACGTTGGCCAATGATTGTGTTGCGATCACCTAAAGGATGGACAGGTCCCAAAGAAGTGGATGGGTTACAAATTGAGGGTACTTTCCGGGCTCATCAAATTCCATTATTAGCAGATGCCCAGCATCCTACCCATCTAAAGTTACTTGAAGAGTGGATGAAAAGTTATAAACCCGAAGAGCTCTTCGACAAAAACGGATGTCTTCTACCTGAATTGGCCGAATTGGCTCCTAAAGGAGAGCGAAGAATGGGTGCTAATCCGCATGCAAATGGCGGATTGTTACTGCACGACCTCCTGATGCCTGACTTTCGGAAGTTTGCCGTTACTGTGCCTTCACCGGGATCGGTCGAAGCTGCCGACACACACGAACTTGGAGTATTCCTGCGCGAAGTGATCAATCTTAATAAGGAGCAACGAAATTTCCGAATATTCGGTCCTGATGAAACACTATCAAACCGTTTGAATGCTGTTTTTGAAACCACCAACAGGCAATGGGACGCTCGTACCAAAGAGAACGATGAGTTTCTCGCCACTGATGGTCGTGTCATGGAAATGTTGAGCGAACATCAATGTGAAGGCTGGCTCGAAGGGTATCTGCTCACCGGAAGGCACGGACTATTCAACTGTTACGAAGCCTTTATCCATATTGTGGATTCAATGTTTAACCAACATGCCAAATGGTTGAAAGTAACTGCCGGATTGCCCTGGCGACGGAAAATCGCATCGCTCAACTACCTGCTCGCTTCTCACGTATGGCAGCAAGCCCATAACGGTTTTACCCACCAGGATCCCGGTTTTATTGATCATGTAGTCAACAAGAAAGCTTCGATTGTACGCGTGTATCTTCCACCCGATGCCAATTGCTTATTGTCCGTATGGGATCATTGCCTGAGGAGCAGACATTATGTCAACGTAGTGATTGCAGGTAAATATAAGGCACCTCAGTGGTTAACCATGGATGAAGCGATTGAGCATTGCACCAAAGGAATCGGTGTGTGGCAATGGGCCAGCAGTGATAAAGGTGAAGAACCCGATGTGGTGATGGCTTGTTGCGGTGATGTGCCTACCCTCGAAACACTTGCTGCCGTTTCTATTCTTCGTGAACATCTGCCCGATCTGAAAATCAGGGTGATTAATGTAGTCGATTTAATGAAGTTACAACCTGCAACCGAACATCCTCATGGATTGAGCGAGCAAGATTTTGATGCTTTGTTCACTAAAGATAAACCTATCGTCTTTGCTTTCCACGGCTACCCATGGTTGATTCATCGGTTGACTTACCGCCGCAACAACCACGACAACTTGCATGTAAGAGGATATAAGGAAGAAGGTACCATTACAACTTACTTCGACATGACCGTTTTGAATGATCTGGACAGGTTCCACCTGGTACAGGATGTGATTGATCGCCTTCCACAGTTGGGTACAGAAGGAGCCAAACTGAAAACGTTGGTACAGGACAAACTCATTGAGCACAAAAAATACATTGATAAATACGGTTTAGATATGCCCGAAATCCTTAATTGGAAATGGAGCAATCCAAAATAA